From a single Apium graveolens cultivar Ventura chromosome 2, ASM990537v1, whole genome shotgun sequence genomic region:
- the LOC141707527 gene encoding FHA domain-containing protein FHA2, whose translation MASGGEGNDVEAGFAKLQGEDFEYYMQTYSIILGRNSKKSTVDVDLSSLGGGMNISRHHARIFYDFQRRRFALEVLGKNGCSVEGVLHLPGTPPVKLDSQDLLQIGDKQFYFLLPVRSILGGAVLPRGGGGGYHQAGMKKGKRGYEEEFEDEEEEEEDGNGKKFGGSGSSGKAALSGQFDKKSDGRSRIDRDSDNQQLMQLEEKDVVSSVATVLSDLCGPGEWMPMEKLHAELLEQYSSVWHHSRVRRYLTSEDHPGAEAKGKPWSGLLMLLRKYPEHFVINTRSKGRVTLEFVSLVSLLS comes from the exons ATGGCAAGCGGCGGCGAAGGGAACGACGTGGAAGCCGGATTCGCAAAGCTACAGGGCGAAGACTTCGAATACTATATGCAAACCTACTCAATAATCTTGGGCCGTAACAGCAAGAAATCAACAGTGGACGTGGATCTCTCCTCTCTCGGCGGCGGCATGAACATATCTCGCCACCACGCCCGCATCTTCTACGACTTCCAACGACGTCGTTTCGCTCTTGAAGTTTTGGGCAAAAATGGGTGTTCAGTTGAAGGGGTTTTGCATTTGCCGGGGACCCCACCTGTGAAGCTTGATTCCCAAGATTTACTTCAAATTGGTGATAAGCAGTTTTACTTTTTGTTGCCTGTGAGGAGTATTTTGGGTGGGGCTGTTTTGCCACGTGGCGGTGGTGGTGGGTATCATCAGGCTGGGATGAAGAAGGGGAAGAGAGGGTATGAGGAGGAGTTTGAGGAtgaggaggaggaggaagaggATGGGAATGGGAAGAAGTTTGGCGGCTCGGGGTCGAGTGGGAAGGCTGCTTTGTCGGGCCAATTTG ACAAAAAGAGCGATGGGCGGTCAAGGATTGACCGGGATTCTGACAATCAGCAGCTCATGCAATTAGAAGAGAAGGATGTAGTATCATCTGTAGCAACTGTGCTCTCTGATCTTTGTGGCCCTGGTGAGTGGATGCCAATGGAAAAACTTCATGCGGAG TTATTGGAACAGTACAGCAGTGTCTGGCATCACAGCCGTGTCAGACGATACCTGACTTCTGAGGATCATCCTGGTGCTGAAGCCAAAGGAAAGCCCTGGTCTGGATTGCTTATGTTACTGAGAAAATACCCGGAGCACTTTGTCATCAACACTAGGTCCAAGGGCAGGGTAACTTTGGAATTTGTCTCTCTTGTGTCTCTGCTCTCTTAA